One window of Mangrovibacterium diazotrophicum genomic DNA carries:
- the tnpA gene encoding IS200/IS605 family transposase, with protein MPQSLSRVYLHLTFSTLNREALIDENIQSRLFDYLGGICKGLECYPVRIGGVADHIHILCLLSRKISQSKLVEEIKKESSKWMKAQGEKYLHFYWQHGYGAFSVNPTETEIVVEYINNQKEHHRHKTFQEEYLAFLKKYKVEYDERYIWD; from the coding sequence ATGCCGCAATCCCTATCAAGAGTCTACCTTCACCTCACCTTTAGCACGCTAAACCGAGAGGCCTTAATCGATGAAAATATCCAATCGAGGCTATTCGATTACCTGGGAGGAATCTGCAAGGGATTGGAGTGTTATCCGGTTCGAATTGGAGGTGTCGCCGATCACATTCACATTTTGTGCTTGTTATCCCGCAAAATCAGTCAATCCAAATTAGTCGAGGAAATCAAGAAAGAATCTTCGAAATGGATGAAGGCACAAGGAGAGAAGTATCTTCATTTTTATTGGCAACATGGCTATGGGGCATTTTCTGTCAATCCTACGGAAACAGAAATCGTTGTGGAATACATCAACAATCAAAAAGAACATCACCGACATAAAACATTTCAGGAGGAATACCTGGCCTTTCTGAAGAAATACAAGGTCGAATATGACGAACGATATATATGGGATTAA
- a CDS encoding DUF5808 domain-containing protein, which produces MKKTNFDQMQLDVMNKDLANWYGPFYVNSKDPRVFVHKFNNWMGYTVNFGNPAAWVVFIVVIAAFVLVSL; this is translated from the coding sequence ATGAAAAAGACAAATTTCGACCAAATGCAACTGGATGTCATGAACAAGGATCTGGCCAACTGGTACGGACCATTTTACGTGAACAGCAAAGATCCGCGTGTGTTTGTGCACAAGTTCAATAACTGGATGGGCTATACCGTCAACTTTGGAAATCCGGCCGCCTGGGTCGTTTTCATCGTTGTAATTGCAGCATTCGTGTTAGTCAGTCTTTAG
- a CDS encoding MFS transporter, which yields MVAGIRNIFRALQHRNYRIFIAGHGISRIGTWMERTAVYWVVYEMTNSTFMLGLTVFAAQFPSFLFSLYGGVISDRHSRLKIVLTTQILSLIQAAILTAIVFAGHAQVWQILTLVTILGTINAFDIPARQSLVHQLVDNPADVPNAVALNSSIVNLARLLGPALSGLILSKFGAGVCFSINTASYLAVIVSLLFLRVKPQEIKPKERSNFQELIESFRYLKNDRRLGTVMLYMAVVSFLILPYDTLLPDFAKEVFNGDAQTYGTIASCIGIGALIGAFTLASLRGTEKYLRILQFNMLLLGISLIAFSHLNNLYVAFAIAVVAGFSALTQSTICLTVIQTQSAPEVRGRMISLFAMAMFGMLPLGGLLVGTVSHQIGSPATMLIQGCLALVIAILSYRLIKRRR from the coding sequence ATGGTAGCAGGAATTCGCAACATTTTCAGAGCACTTCAGCACCGGAACTACCGGATTTTTATTGCCGGTCACGGCATTTCGCGTATTGGTACGTGGATGGAGCGCACGGCTGTCTATTGGGTGGTTTACGAGATGACCAACTCGACCTTTATGCTGGGGCTGACGGTCTTTGCAGCCCAGTTTCCATCGTTCCTGTTTTCGCTGTACGGCGGGGTGATTTCTGATCGGCATAGCCGACTGAAGATTGTTTTGACCACCCAGATTTTATCCCTCATTCAGGCTGCGATATTGACCGCGATTGTATTTGCAGGACATGCACAGGTTTGGCAAATCCTCACCTTGGTGACCATTTTGGGGACCATCAATGCCTTCGATATTCCGGCTCGGCAGTCGCTGGTACACCAGTTGGTGGATAATCCGGCAGATGTGCCCAATGCCGTAGCGCTGAACTCGTCGATTGTGAACCTGGCACGTTTGCTGGGGCCTGCACTTTCCGGCTTAATTTTGAGCAAATTTGGCGCGGGTGTTTGTTTCTCGATCAACACAGCAAGCTACCTGGCCGTCATTGTTTCGCTTTTGTTTTTGCGGGTGAAGCCGCAGGAAATAAAACCTAAGGAACGCAGCAACTTCCAGGAACTCATTGAAAGTTTTCGTTACCTGAAGAACGATCGGCGTTTGGGCACGGTGATGCTGTATATGGCTGTTGTCAGTTTCCTGATTCTCCCCTACGATACCTTGCTGCCCGATTTTGCCAAGGAAGTTTTCAATGGTGATGCTCAGACTTATGGAACTATCGCCAGCTGCATTGGTATCGGTGCGTTGATTGGCGCATTTACGCTGGCGTCACTGCGGGGAACCGAAAAGTACCTGCGCATTCTGCAGTTCAATATGCTTTTGCTAGGGATTAGCCTCATTGCTTTCTCGCACCTGAACAACCTGTATGTGGCTTTTGCTATCGCCGTAGTGGCTGGATTCAGCGCACTCACCCAATCGACTATTTGCCTGACCGTCATTCAAACGCAGTCGGCGCCCGAAGTGCGCGGCCGAATGATCAGCCTGTTTGCTATGGCCATGTTTGGTATGCTGCCCCTTGGTGGTTTGCTGGTGGGTACCGTGTCGCACCAAATTGGCAGCCCGGCAACCATGCTCATACAGGGATGCCTCGCCCTGGTTATCGCTATCCTTTCGTACCGGCTGATTAAGCGGCGCAGGTAG
- a CDS encoding lipoate--protein ligase — MLIIDSPSNNAYFNIASEEYLLKQYPNEEIFLLYVNAPSIIVGRFQNTLAEINLDYVTQNQIKVVRRMSGGGAVYHDLGNLNFSFHTPLAGDDDFSDFSKFTQPVVDLLNGLDVPARLEGRNDLLVDGKKFSGNAKLARNGKMIQHGTILLDSEMSVLSEALKINPLKFRDKAVKSARARVTNLIDYFPGGMTVEEFKQLLINQILQENETNTIIHQLNPVEVAKIEALAAEKYSTWDWNFGGSPAYNFNKAIKVPAGFIELHLDVKKGVIQQTKIFGDFFASRAIEELEEKLNGQLHETEHIRQVLSSVKLTDYFGNVTVDEILELFK; from the coding sequence ATGCTGATTATTGATTCTCCATCCAACAACGCCTATTTCAATATTGCTTCCGAAGAATATTTGCTGAAGCAGTATCCCAACGAGGAAATCTTCCTGCTGTATGTGAATGCGCCGTCGATTATCGTCGGGCGGTTTCAGAATACCCTGGCAGAGATTAACCTCGACTATGTGACCCAGAACCAGATCAAGGTGGTTCGGCGCATGTCGGGCGGGGGAGCGGTATACCACGATTTGGGAAACCTGAACTTCTCGTTTCACACGCCGCTGGCTGGTGACGACGATTTCTCGGACTTCTCGAAGTTTACCCAGCCGGTTGTCGATTTACTGAACGGGCTGGATGTTCCGGCACGACTGGAAGGGCGAAATGATTTGCTGGTGGATGGCAAGAAATTCAGCGGCAACGCTAAGCTGGCCCGTAACGGAAAAATGATTCAGCACGGAACCATTTTGCTGGATTCGGAGATGAGTGTGTTGAGCGAAGCGCTGAAAATTAACCCGTTGAAGTTTCGTGATAAAGCGGTAAAATCAGCTCGCGCCCGAGTGACCAACCTGATCGATTATTTCCCGGGCGGGATGACTGTTGAGGAATTCAAACAGCTGTTGATCAATCAGATATTGCAGGAGAACGAAACAAATACCATCATCCACCAGCTCAACCCGGTAGAGGTCGCTAAAATTGAAGCACTGGCTGCCGAAAAGTACAGCACCTGGGACTGGAACTTCGGTGGTTCACCAGCTTACAACTTCAACAAAGCCATTAAGGTACCGGCAGGGTTCATTGAATTGCACCTGGATGTGAAGAAAGGAGTCATTCAGCAAACGAAGATCTTTGGTGATTTCTTTGCATCAAGAGCTATTGAAGAACTCGAAGAAAAGCTGAACGGACAACTACACGAAACCGAGCATATCCGGCAAGTGCTTTCGTCGGTGAAGCTCACCGATTATTTCGGGAATGTGACCGTTGACGAAATTCTGGAGCTGTTTAAATAG
- a CDS encoding porin produces the protein MKAIATHLVHGLVLSILALNLALAQESEPVKNWKLNYGSKGFEIKSTDGNYKLQFQSRFQFRFAYPYDSDPVAIEDFNADSNPVFKLNRARLKVGGNAYKPWLKFYWEYDLGKSYLLDYRVMVEPWEGLKLKVGQWKVEYSRERHISSGDQQLMDRSIINQAFTVDRQQGVEIYGRLRDHGAVDFNYWLAALTGTGRGNTANDDRHLMYFGRVQWNLLGEDIGFESSDLDFRQKPAAIIAVAGVTNRSPYTRFSSSGGGSLEGFDEEENGQYRVKQVNFETAFAYNGFAWQSEYHLKDITDKRNNDASTSLRGFYVQAGYLAAAALDWWPEPLEIAARYARYTPDTDLDHTFESEKSLAFNWFFREHKNKLTMEFSQFRYELANNASGDEFRFRLQWDISF, from the coding sequence ATGAAAGCAATTGCCACACACCTGGTCCACGGGCTTGTCCTTTCTATTCTCGCCTTGAATCTTGCACTGGCTCAGGAAAGTGAGCCCGTCAAAAACTGGAAGCTGAATTACGGAAGCAAAGGCTTCGAAATCAAATCCACCGATGGGAATTACAAACTCCAGTTTCAGAGTCGTTTCCAGTTTCGCTTTGCCTATCCGTACGACAGTGACCCGGTTGCCATTGAAGACTTTAATGCAGACAGCAATCCGGTGTTTAAACTCAACCGCGCCCGCCTGAAAGTTGGCGGTAATGCCTACAAACCCTGGCTAAAGTTTTACTGGGAATACGACCTGGGAAAATCGTACCTGCTGGATTACCGTGTTATGGTGGAACCATGGGAAGGACTGAAGCTGAAAGTGGGGCAGTGGAAAGTCGAATACTCGCGCGAACGACACATTAGCAGTGGCGATCAGCAATTGATGGATCGGTCGATCATCAACCAGGCATTTACGGTAGACCGTCAGCAGGGAGTCGAAATTTACGGGAGGCTTCGGGATCACGGAGCCGTCGATTTTAACTACTGGCTGGCTGCCTTGACCGGAACCGGACGAGGCAATACGGCCAATGACGATCGGCACCTGATGTACTTTGGACGAGTGCAATGGAATTTATTGGGTGAAGACATTGGTTTTGAAAGCAGCGATCTGGATTTTCGGCAGAAACCTGCAGCAATTATTGCTGTCGCAGGCGTCACCAACCGAAGTCCCTACACCCGCTTTTCATCTTCCGGAGGAGGATCACTGGAAGGCTTTGATGAAGAAGAAAACGGGCAATACCGAGTCAAACAAGTTAATTTTGAAACCGCTTTCGCCTACAACGGTTTTGCCTGGCAGTCGGAATACCATTTGAAAGATATCACCGATAAGCGTAACAACGACGCTTCAACATCTTTGCGGGGATTCTATGTACAGGCCGGTTATTTGGCCGCTGCTGCTTTGGATTGGTGGCCCGAGCCCCTGGAAATTGCAGCGCGCTATGCCCGCTACACCCCCGACACAGATCTGGATCATACATTTGAAAGTGAAAAATCATTGGCCTTTAATTGGTTTTTCCGCGAGCACAAGAACAAACTGACGATGGAATTCAGCCAGTTTCGCTACGAATTAGCCAATAACGCAAGTGGGGACGAGTTTCGATTCCGCCTCCAGTGGGATATTTCATTTTAA
- a CDS encoding nucleotidyltransferase family protein, whose product MDKIPVILLAAGCSSRMGQAKQLLPWGNTSLIQHQIAMLNAVADPLIVVLGSRADEIKPIIANESVTLVINENWEAGMGTSVAAGVKQLNLFPNAVGVLFALIDQPLVNTEHYFKLIHTFRPGKKQIVASRPSAGWLGVPALFDSVYFDELSQLDGKQGAKTIIEKYANQVVSIDAGEQLADIDTPEAYKKLQLKRI is encoded by the coding sequence ATGGATAAAATTCCGGTGATATTGTTGGCGGCAGGTTGTTCGTCGCGCATGGGACAAGCCAAGCAGTTGCTTCCCTGGGGCAACACAAGCTTGATTCAGCATCAGATTGCAATGTTAAATGCGGTTGCCGATCCTTTGATTGTCGTTCTTGGTTCTCGTGCGGATGAAATCAAACCCATCATCGCAAATGAGTCCGTCACTCTTGTTATCAATGAAAACTGGGAAGCCGGGATGGGCACATCGGTTGCTGCTGGTGTAAAGCAGTTAAATCTCTTCCCGAATGCTGTTGGTGTGCTCTTCGCATTAATCGATCAGCCATTGGTAAATACGGAGCATTACTTCAAGCTAATTCATACATTTCGCCCCGGAAAAAAGCAGATTGTCGCCTCTCGACCTTCAGCCGGATGGCTGGGAGTCCCTGCCCTTTTTGATTCGGTATACTTCGACGAATTAAGCCAGCTGGATGGAAAACAGGGTGCTAAAACAATCATCGAGAAATATGCAAATCAGGTCGTCAGTATAGATGCCGGTGAACAATTGGCCGACATAGATACACCTGAAGCCTACAAAAAGCTTCAACTTAAACGGATTTAA
- a CDS encoding XdhC family protein has translation MTHEIRLLFQTLQRWQTEGKKAVFVSVVALNGTSYRRPGVRMIIGEDGEMVGAVSGGCVENEIRRQAQSVFQSWKAKVITYDGRLRIGCEGIIHLLIEPVVLSDELIANFEQQLIGRQPFSMTTSFRQEVGEYDDLGSAININGKNYPFRPGYEMNGSDNKEIFHQAFEPLFKLYIFGAEHDAAQLSQAAKLLGWDVIIVASADESKSCDYFPGANELITPAYDEISSLAIDRQTAVVLMTHSFNKDVRYLMALNDFRPAYIGLLGSVSRRERVLSMVLDYQPDVPVDFLEQIHGPAGISIGAESASEIAVSILAEILSVTRRQEPVPLRDKIGSIHG, from the coding sequence ATGACACATGAGATCAGGCTGTTATTTCAAACACTCCAAAGGTGGCAAACCGAGGGTAAGAAAGCTGTTTTTGTTTCGGTAGTCGCACTGAACGGAACTTCCTATCGACGCCCCGGCGTGCGAATGATCATTGGTGAGGATGGTGAAATGGTCGGAGCAGTTAGCGGTGGTTGTGTAGAAAATGAAATCCGGCGGCAGGCGCAGAGTGTCTTTCAAAGCTGGAAAGCCAAAGTGATTACTTACGATGGTCGTCTTCGAATTGGCTGCGAAGGAATCATCCATCTACTGATTGAACCTGTTGTTTTATCCGATGAACTAATCGCGAATTTTGAGCAGCAATTGATCGGCCGTCAGCCCTTCAGTATGACAACGAGCTTTCGGCAGGAAGTTGGGGAATACGATGACTTGGGATCAGCGATCAACATAAATGGAAAGAACTATCCGTTTCGGCCTGGTTATGAGATGAACGGCTCAGACAATAAAGAAATCTTTCACCAAGCATTTGAGCCGCTGTTTAAGCTCTACATTTTCGGTGCTGAGCACGATGCTGCGCAATTGAGTCAGGCAGCCAAGCTACTGGGCTGGGACGTAATTATTGTAGCTAGTGCAGACGAATCGAAGTCCTGCGACTACTTCCCGGGAGCCAACGAATTAATTACCCCGGCTTACGACGAAATCAGCTCGCTGGCAATCGACAGGCAAACCGCAGTCGTGCTGATGACGCACAGTTTCAATAAAGATGTTCGGTATTTAATGGCGCTAAATGATTTCCGCCCTGCTTATATCGGACTACTGGGCTCCGTTAGCCGGCGCGAACGGGTCCTCTCGATGGTGCTTGACTATCAGCCGGATGTCCCGGTTGATTTTCTGGAGCAGATTCATGGCCCGGCTGGCATCAGTATTGGGGCTGAAAGTGCATCGGAAATAGCCGTTTCAATTTTAGCTGAAATATTGAGTGTAACACGTCGGCAGGAACCCGTTCCCTTGCGCGATAAAATCGGCTCTATTCATGGATAA
- a CDS encoding xanthine dehydrogenase family protein molybdopterin-binding subunit yields the protein MTLVKTKYNRRSFLKSSLAAGGGLLIGFNWMASACTADAPKGLVIPDEWFEINAYLKIGENGVVTILSPNPEIGQNVKTSMPMIVAEELDVDWKNVLVEQAPLNTKKYTRQLAGGSDSIRTSWSSLRMAGASACYMLKKAAANAWDVPVEEVTTEIGTIHHKNSGKKAGYGEFASAAVSIPVPEEVELKDLKDFRIVGNSQKNVDGLGIVTGKPLFGLDYRVDGMLTAMIVHPPAFGMTLKSFDASDAKAMPGIKDVFAIKLYNDDYEQQWSDTTSFPDLVAIVGDSTWEVWTAKQMLTIEWEPTSELESTADHRKKMASEAAKPGRVVRKDGEPEEAFKKAAKVLERIYTAPFLAHSPMEPMNFFADVKEDSAVLVGPIQSPEYMEKTIAARLGLPLDKVEVQMTRMGGGFGRRLYGHFMVEVALISQKMKAPVKLVYTREDEMTAGIYRPMYHAVYRAALDADKKLAAFHVKMGGIPEDALHANRFPAGAVDNYLAESWSIDSNISVGAMRAPGSNFNAAAEQSFLDELAEEMGVDPIQFRLDLLKRAQENPVGERNDYDAARYAGVLELVRDKSGWDTDSAGKNRGVAAYFCHRSYVAQVLDISMVDGEPKVDHVYNAIDCGIVVNPDAAVNMTEGSVVDGIGTAMFGEITFNNGEPNQSNFDGYRLIRHAEAPKKIDVHFIENTIHPTGLGEPPYPPVMAALANALYKATGTRYYHQPFIKNTFEV from the coding sequence ATGACACTTGTAAAAACGAAATACAACCGGCGTTCTTTTCTGAAAAGCTCGCTGGCTGCCGGTGGCGGACTTCTGATTGGTTTCAATTGGATGGCTTCAGCCTGCACGGCCGATGCACCCAAAGGATTGGTAATTCCGGATGAATGGTTCGAAATCAATGCCTATCTGAAGATAGGCGAAAATGGTGTTGTCACCATCCTGTCGCCTAATCCTGAAATTGGCCAAAATGTAAAAACCTCGATGCCCATGATTGTGGCCGAGGAGTTGGATGTGGACTGGAAAAATGTGCTGGTTGAACAGGCGCCGCTGAATACAAAAAAATACACCCGCCAGTTGGCCGGCGGAAGTGATTCCATTCGAACTTCATGGTCATCGCTCCGGATGGCGGGGGCTTCGGCTTGTTATATGTTGAAGAAAGCAGCAGCCAATGCCTGGGATGTTCCGGTTGAAGAAGTGACGACCGAGATTGGAACTATTCATCACAAAAACAGTGGCAAGAAGGCGGGCTATGGTGAATTTGCTTCGGCTGCTGTATCGATCCCCGTTCCGGAAGAGGTTGAGTTGAAAGATTTAAAAGATTTCCGCATCGTCGGTAATTCTCAAAAGAATGTCGACGGGCTCGGAATTGTAACCGGAAAGCCCTTATTTGGACTCGATTACCGCGTTGACGGGATGCTAACGGCCATGATTGTACATCCTCCTGCATTCGGTATGACGCTGAAATCGTTTGATGCTTCGGATGCAAAAGCAATGCCCGGGATTAAAGATGTTTTTGCTATAAAACTTTATAACGACGACTATGAACAGCAGTGGTCGGATACCACTTCATTTCCAGATTTAGTAGCAATTGTTGGCGACTCAACATGGGAAGTTTGGACGGCCAAGCAGATGTTGACTATTGAATGGGAACCGACAAGTGAGCTCGAGAGCACAGCAGATCACCGTAAAAAAATGGCTTCCGAAGCAGCTAAACCGGGTCGCGTTGTTCGTAAAGATGGAGAGCCGGAAGAAGCCTTTAAGAAAGCGGCAAAGGTACTCGAACGCATCTACACGGCTCCGTTCCTGGCGCACAGCCCGATGGAACCGATGAACTTCTTTGCCGACGTGAAAGAAGATAGCGCTGTTTTGGTTGGCCCGATCCAGTCGCCTGAATATATGGAGAAGACGATTGCCGCCCGGCTGGGACTTCCTCTGGACAAGGTTGAAGTACAAATGACCCGCATGGGTGGTGGTTTTGGCCGTCGTTTGTATGGTCATTTTATGGTAGAAGTCGCCTTGATTTCTCAAAAAATGAAAGCACCGGTGAAACTGGTGTACACCCGCGAAGACGAAATGACTGCCGGCATCTATCGACCGATGTACCACGCCGTTTATCGTGCTGCACTGGACGCCGATAAAAAACTCGCCGCGTTTCATGTTAAAATGGGCGGAATCCCCGAAGATGCCTTGCACGCCAATCGTTTCCCTGCCGGAGCGGTAGATAATTACCTGGCCGAGAGTTGGTCGATTGATTCCAATATTAGTGTTGGGGCCATGCGGGCACCCGGCTCCAATTTTAATGCCGCAGCCGAGCAATCGTTCCTGGATGAGCTGGCCGAAGAAATGGGTGTCGATCCAATTCAGTTTCGCCTCGACCTCTTGAAACGAGCTCAGGAAAACCCGGTGGGTGAACGGAACGATTATGACGCCGCACGCTATGCCGGAGTGCTCGAGTTGGTGCGCGATAAATCGGGATGGGATACCGATTCTGCAGGCAAAAACCGTGGTGTGGCGGCTTATTTCTGCCATCGAAGTTACGTGGCCCAAGTGCTTGATATTAGCATGGTCGATGGCGAACCCAAAGTAGATCACGTTTACAATGCAATTGATTGCGGGATTGTAGTTAACCCCGATGCTGCCGTCAACATGACTGAAGGATCGGTCGTTGATGGTATCGGCACGGCGATGTTTGGTGAAATTACCTTCAACAATGGCGAACCCAACCAAAGTAATTTCGACGGATACCGGCTCATTCGCCATGCCGAGGCTCCTAAAAAGATCGATGTTCATTTTATCGAAAATACCATCCATCCGACGGGGTTGGGAGAACCGCCCTATCCGCCGGTAATGGCAGCACTCGCAAATGCTTTGTACAAAGCCACGGGCACCCGCTATTATCATCAGCCATTCATCAAAAACACATTTGAAGTCTAA
- a CDS encoding (2Fe-2S)-binding protein produces the protein MAVYNLTINKKKYQVDVDPSTPMLWVLRDHLHLLGTKFGCGMAQCGACTIHLDGKAVRSCITFVDSVGDHEITTIEGLSENGDHPVQKAWLEHDVAQCGYCQPGQIMQATALLNENPHPTDEEIENAMHGNICRCGTYTRIKAAIKTASKS, from the coding sequence ATGGCAGTTTACAATTTAACAATCAACAAAAAGAAGTACCAGGTGGATGTTGATCCCTCCACTCCGATGCTTTGGGTTCTTCGTGATCATTTGCACTTACTGGGAACCAAATTTGGCTGCGGCATGGCTCAATGTGGCGCCTGCACCATTCACCTCGACGGAAAAGCGGTGCGTTCGTGCATTACTTTCGTCGACTCCGTCGGCGATCATGAAATCACCACCATCGAAGGTCTTTCCGAGAATGGAGACCACCCGGTTCAAAAGGCCTGGCTGGAGCACGATGTGGCGCAATGTGGCTACTGTCAGCCTGGCCAGATTATGCAGGCAACTGCTTTGCTGAACGAGAATCCGCATCCGACCGATGAGGAAATTGAAAATGCCATGCACGGGAACATTTGCCGCTGCGGAACCTACACCCGGATTAAAGCTGCTATCAAAACAGCTTCGAAATCCTGA
- a CDS encoding TolC family protein has protein sequence MMIRSFNNKFYWIRGFGLFLLFLWSSGVRAQNTFSAFVDSAMTNNPEAISIKTQSRQYDLENQMISAVLQSPKMYLTSDVLFAPYFNNNGKLVDIAPSDQAIGYDVGITNGGLYSALFNIDIPVLKGAEVNHRQLQNEFAKKKLTIRLETIRAELQQSVGTLYFDALSKQAAVANNQKNTALLNEEIQLVKLLTRKGMYRISDYKLLELELQSDSVLLKSSVNDLELAVRQLKAACGIQNTEAGFLTNPTMEMIVPVTGNSIFTQSYEQDSLAAANQTDIFNDQYRPQINLFANSGLNSTSIPSIERHVGLSAGVHLSYTLFDGHQKKINEQQQMLAIDEAATQKELKQKEVRSQANAYLQTIEKTKDELDQQKQIQQQYDALLNLYRDELQRAQISVIDFVAYLKKYSDVNQAVVQKEITLKKLINEYNYWNH, from the coding sequence ATGATGATAAGATCTTTCAACAATAAATTCTACTGGATACGTGGCTTTGGTCTATTCCTATTGTTTCTTTGGTCATCGGGTGTACGGGCGCAGAACACTTTTTCGGCCTTTGTAGACAGTGCGATGACAAATAATCCGGAAGCCATTTCCATAAAAACCCAGTCGAGACAATATGATCTCGAAAATCAGATGATTTCGGCGGTATTGCAGTCGCCGAAAATGTACTTGACCAGCGATGTTTTGTTTGCTCCTTATTTTAACAACAACGGTAAACTGGTAGACATAGCACCTTCCGACCAGGCTATTGGCTACGATGTTGGGATTACTAATGGTGGCTTGTATTCAGCGTTGTTTAATATTGACATTCCTGTTTTGAAAGGTGCGGAAGTCAACCACCGTCAGCTACAGAATGAGTTTGCGAAGAAGAAGCTGACCATTCGGCTTGAAACAATTAGGGCGGAACTGCAGCAATCTGTAGGTACACTTTACTTTGACGCTCTTAGCAAACAAGCTGCGGTCGCAAATAACCAAAAGAACACAGCGCTTTTAAACGAAGAGATTCAGCTTGTCAAATTATTGACCCGCAAAGGAATGTACCGGATTTCGGATTATAAGTTACTGGAGCTAGAGCTGCAGTCTGATTCTGTTCTGCTGAAAAGCTCGGTTAATGATCTGGAACTGGCAGTTCGACAACTGAAAGCTGCCTGTGGCATTCAGAATACGGAAGCCGGGTTTTTGACAAACCCGACGATGGAAATGATTGTTCCGGTAACCGGGAACTCGATATTCACCCAAAGCTACGAGCAAGACAGCCTGGCAGCAGCCAATCAAACGGATATTTTCAACGACCAGTATCGACCGCAAATCAACCTGTTTGCCAATTCCGGTTTGAATTCAACCTCTATCCCGTCTATTGAGCGCCATGTGGGACTGAGTGCCGGTGTGCATTTGTCGTACACGCTTTTTGACGGGCATCAGAAAAAGATCAATGAGCAGCAGCAGATGCTGGCTATTGACGAAGCTGCGACCCAAAAGGAATTGAAACAAAAAGAAGTTCGAAGCCAGGCAAATGCCTACTTACAGACCATCGAAAAAACGAAGGATGAGTTGGATCAGCAAAAACAAATACAACAGCAATACGACGCCTTACTGAATTTATACCGTGATGAACTGCAGCGTGCCCAAATCAGTGTGATTGATTTTGTGGCCTACCTGAAAAAATACAGCGATGTGAATCAGGCCGTCGTTCAAAAAGAAATTACGCTAAAGAAATTGATCAATGAATACAATTACTGGAACCACTAA
- a CDS encoding efflux RND transporter periplasmic adaptor subunit — protein MNTITGTTNAFWRASYGLVLLVIAMTACTSATSEQKAETEIKSDVKVTQPVIATIEQTSTFKGTTRYLQTNTFRAQVSGILKSVGCQVAGTVSDGQPLFIVQPMEAAALQKSGFNDEDFNAFQDTTFSNLNGTVSSLNVQVGDFVQAGDVLATCIRTNSMRIVIDVPAEQLGKVRTGTNCTILLPDGETAAGKVIGQWPSATVQNQTQPFIIKPTNAFSLAENISLSVQFETGKLPDALWIPKSALQGNELQTEFWVMKLVNDTTCIKIPVTKGQETDSLVQLLDSPITNADRLVSEGGYGLPDTAIVRIIKN, from the coding sequence ATGAATACAATTACTGGAACCACTAACGCCTTTTGGCGTGCGTCGTACGGATTGGTACTACTCGTGATCGCGATGACAGCATGTACATCAGCGACTTCGGAGCAGAAGGCGGAGACAGAGATCAAAAGTGATGTGAAAGTTACCCAACCTGTGATTGCTACGATTGAGCAAACTTCAACTTTTAAAGGGACCACCCGCTATTTGCAAACCAATACTTTTCGGGCTCAGGTCAGTGGTATTCTCAAAAGTGTCGGGTGCCAGGTCGCCGGAACTGTTTCAGATGGGCAACCGTTGTTTATCGTTCAGCCCATGGAAGCAGCTGCGCTTCAGAAATCAGGCTTTAACGACGAAGATTTCAATGCGTTTCAGGACACTACCTTTTCAAATCTGAATGGAACCGTGTCGAGCCTGAATGTGCAGGTCGGTGATTTTGTGCAAGCCGGCGATGTGCTGGCTACCTGCATTCGGACAAACTCCATGCGTATTGTCATTGATGTTCCTGCAGAGCAATTGGGAAAAGTTCGAACAGGCACGAACTGCACGATTCTTTTGCCGGATGGGGAGACGGCGGCAGGTAAGGTGATTGGACAGTGGCCCTCGGCTACCGTGCAAAACCAAACTCAACCTTTTATTATCAAACCGACGAATGCGTTCAGCCTGGCTGAAAATATTAGTCTTTCGGTTCAATTTGAAACAGGCAAATTACCGGATGCTTTGTGGATTCCGAAAAGTGCTTTGCAAGGCAACGAGCTGCAAACGGAGTTTTGGGTAATGAAGCTGGTTAACGATACCACTTGCATAAAGATTCCGGTAACGAAGGGGCAGGAGACCGATAGTCTTGTTCAGCTTCTGGATTCTCCAATAACTAATGCGGATCGGTTGGTATCCGAAGGAGGATACGGTCTGCCGGACACCGCTATCGTGCGAATCATCAAGAATTAG